The window CACGAATGGAGCAGCACCTTCGGACTCCCGCGCCTCAGGCCGAGGAGAGTGGGTCGGGTACGGCTTCGAGCCGTTACTCCTCCTCGTCGACAGGAGAAACACATGAGTTGCAGCTGCATCAACCGGCGTGATCTCGGACTCCTCGTGCTCAGGGCCGGTACGGGCGCCGTCCTGGCCATCCACGGTGCCCAGAAGCTGAGCCACCTGTTCGGCGGCGGAGGGATCGAGGGCACCACGGCGGCGATGGAGGCCATGGGCTTCCACCCGCCGAAGCACAGCGCCCTGGCGGCCGGGCTGGGCGAGGCGGGCGGAGGAGTCCTGCTGGCCCTCGGTCTCGCCACTCCCGCGGCAGGCGCGGCGGCGGCCGGCACGATGGCGGGAGCCGTCGCCGTCCATGCACCGGCCGGCTTCTTCTCGACCGGCGGCGGATATGAGTACCCGGCCTTCCTGGGCTTCACCGCCGCAGCCATCGGACTGACGGGCGCCGGACGCTACTCCCTGGACCATGCGACCCGGCACGTGTTCGACCAGTCGTGGTTCGTGGCCCTCGCCTTCGCGGGCAGCGCTCTCGCCGCGGCGGCCGTGGTCGGCCGCCGGGCCAAGGGACAGGCGGCGCAGGCACAGGCGGCCGCCGCCGACGAGGACGCCTCGCCGGGCGCGTGACCTCCCGGGCGGACGCGCGGCGCTCCCGCGCGGGGAGTCCGCTGCATTGATCGCCTTTTCAGGGGCATCAGGCAGTGCATGAATGCGAACGCACTGTCGACGAACGCTCAAGGTCAGGCCAGAAGAGCCGCGCGGAGCCGCGCCATGGACGTCGGGGCCCGCGCGGGCTTCGTCGCGCGCGGCGTGATCTACCTCCTGGTGGGGATCCTGGCCCTGCGCGTCGCCTTCTCCGACGGCGGCGGAAAGCAGGCCGACCGAGGCGGCGCCATCGCGGAGATAGCCGAGAAGCCCTTCGGGAGTGTGCTGCTCTGGGCGCTCGGCCTGGCGCTGGTGGGGATGGCCCTGTGGCGCCTCTCCGAAGCGCTGTTCGGCCAGGCCGGCGCCGACGGCGACAAGCCCTCGAAGCGGGCCATGGCGGCGGCGCGATTCGTCTTCTACGCCTTCGTCTCCTACTCCGTCCTCTCGTACGCCGCCGGTGACAAGTCGAGCGGCAGCGGGTCCAGCGACCGCCAGACCGACGACGTCACCGCGCGCGCCCTGGAATGGACCGGCGGCCAGTGGATCGTCGGGATCGCCGGAGCCGTGGTGACGGGCGCCGGCCTCTGGATCGCCTTCCGCGCTCTCGCACGCAAGTACCACAAGCATCTGAAGATGACCGAGATGTCGAAGAGGACCCGTCAGGCGGTCGACGTCGTGGGTGTGTTCGGCGGCACCGTCCGCGGCGCGGTCTTCGCCACGGCGGGCGGATTCGCCATCGCCGCGGCGGTCCAGCACGAACCGGGCCGGGCCAAGGGCATGGACGACACCCTGCGCTCCTTCACCGAGACCCCCGCGGGCCCCTGGCTGCTCGTCCTCATCGCGCTCGGCCTTGCCGCTTTCGGCCTGTTCTCCTGGGCCAACGCCCGCTGGCGCAAGGTCTGACGGGAAGGCGGCTCCGGCGCGTCGGACGATGCCCGTGGCCTGCCCGACCCGTGGGACGAGGCCCCTGACCCCCTCGACCCGTCAGTCGAGGCCCCTCGCCTTCTTGAAGCGGGCCAGCCCCTCCGACAGCCCGACGACCGGCTCCGGATAGCCGGAGCCGGACCGCTCCCCGGCCGGCCGCTTCCAGGGCTCGAACACCGCGGAACCGGAGACCCCCGCCAACTCGGGCACCCAGCGCCGCACATACGTGCCCTCCGGGTCGTAGCGTCTGGCCTGCGTCACGGGATTCAGCACCCGGTTCGGCCGGCTGTCCGTCCCGGTCCCCGCCACCCACTGCCAGTTCAGCTGGTTGTTGGCGATGTCCCCGTCGACGAGCAGGTCCAGGAAGTGGCGCGCCCCGGTCCGCCAGTCCACGTACAGCGTCTTGGCGAGGAAACTCGCCGCGAGCAGCCGTCCACGGTTGTGCATCCACCCCTCGTGGCGAAGCTGCCGCATGGCCGCGTCCACCAGCGGGTAGCCCGTACGGCCCTCCTTCCAGGCGTCCGTGTCGTCCGCCACCGCCCTGTCGGTGCGCCAACGGTCCTGCCGTGGGCGGTAGTCCGTGTGGGACGCGGCGGGTCGGGCGGACAGGACCTGGTGGTGGAAGTCCCGCCAGCACAGCTGCCGTACGAAAGCCTCCGCGCCCGGTCCGCCGGCGGCGCGGGCCTGGTGCACCAGCTCGACGGACGACAGGGTGCCGAAGTGCAGGTGGGGCGAGAGCCGTGAGGTCGCGTCCCCCGCGAGGTCGTCGTGGAGGTCCTCGTACGAGCTGATCCCGCTGCGGCGCCACGCGGTGACGCGCTTGCGGCCCGCGACCTCGCCGCCCTCGGCCAGACCGGGGGACAGCCCCTTGACGCCGGTGCGCGACGGCAGTGCGGCGGACCCGGGCCCCTCCGGCACGCG is drawn from Streptomyces sp. NBC_00178 and contains these coding sequences:
- a CDS encoding DUF1206 domain-containing protein; amino-acid sequence: MDVGARAGFVARGVIYLLVGILALRVAFSDGGGKQADRGGAIAEIAEKPFGSVLLWALGLALVGMALWRLSEALFGQAGADGDKPSKRAMAAARFVFYAFVSYSVLSYAAGDKSSGSGSSDRQTDDVTARALEWTGGQWIVGIAGAVVTGAGLWIAFRALARKYHKHLKMTEMSKRTRQAVDVVGVFGGTVRGAVFATAGGFAIAAAVQHEPGRAKGMDDTLRSFTETPAGPWLLVLIALGLAAFGLFSWANARWRKV
- a CDS encoding DoxX family protein translates to MSCSCINRRDLGLLVLRAGTGAVLAIHGAQKLSHLFGGGGIEGTTAAMEAMGFHPPKHSALAAGLGEAGGGVLLALGLATPAAGAAAAGTMAGAVAVHAPAGFFSTGGGYEYPAFLGFTAAAIGLTGAGRYSLDHATRHVFDQSWFVALAFAGSALAAAAVVGRRAKGQAAQAQAAAADEDASPGA
- a CDS encoding cryptochrome/photolyase family protein → MTTAVVLFTSDLRLHDHPPLHAALASADEVVPLFVLDEAVEAAGFGTPNRRAFLADCLRDLDAGLRERGGRLIVRKGDVAEEVARVVTETGARSVHMAAGASAYAHRREERLREALGSTGCRVRVHDAVITAVAPGAVVPSGTGKDHFGVFTPYFRKWSAEGLREPFRAPRTVRVPEGPGSAALPSRTGVKGLSPGLAEGGEVAGRKRVTAWRRSGISSYEDLHDDLAGDATSRLSPHLHFGTLSSVELVHQARAAGGPGAEAFVRQLCWRDFHHQVLSARPAASHTDYRPRQDRWRTDRAVADDTDAWKEGRTGYPLVDAAMRQLRHEGWMHNRGRLLAASFLAKTLYVDWRTGARHFLDLLVDGDIANNQLNWQWVAGTGTDSRPNRVLNPVTQARRYDPEGTYVRRWVPELAGVSGSAVFEPWKRPAGERSGSGYPEPVVGLSEGLARFKKARGLD